Within the [Chlorobium] sp. 445 genome, the region AGCGTTCGCTGCGGAAGGGAGAGACATCACCAATGCAACACTATGATCTTGCGTCAGAACTAGCGGCTGCGCGTCAAGCACTGGGCATCACACTCCTCGAAATCAGTCATCGAACCAACATCCAACTTGAATCGTTGCAGCGGCTTGAGAGCGGTTGCTACGACTTTCTTCCACCTTTCTACATACGCCAAATTGTGCGCAAATACGCAGAAGCACTTAACCTTCCTGCTGAGACGCTTCGCGCTTATCTTGCAGCGCTCGATGAGCATTTTTCAGCTCAGTCCAATGCACTTCAGGCACAGCAAGTGTCGCCGCCTTCGTCGCCATCCTCAGACGAGTGGTTGGAGCGTCTGGCTTTGCTTTTCTCCCCCATGCGGCTGGCTATCTTTGGTCTGTCTATCTTGGCTCTTGCTGCAGGCGCATTTTACTTTTCTTCACGCTCGTCTGAGCCTGAAGTCATTCGCAAAATCGGTTCATCGGCTACGCCATCGGTTATGGCGAGCTCTTCTGATCGGCAAGTTTCATCTTCTTCGACTGAACCAACATCGAAAACTCTCCTTCCGCCACCGACACTTGACGCTGTTTCTGCCACACCTGCTGCAGCATCGAGTCCGATTCCTACTTTTGCCACTGAGCACACTTCAAAGAAAAAGCTCTCTTTGGTCGTGCGCGCCAAGTCAGATTGCTGGGTCGGTGTTGTCACAGATGAGAGCAAAGTTCAGGAAGCTTATCTGCGTGCTAATGAAAGTTCTCACTTTGATGCCGATAGCCTTGTCAAACTTACACTCGGTAAGGCTGAAGTTGCAGAAGTGTGGCTCAACGGTAAGTCCGTTGAACTGCCCAAGCGAGCAGGTGTTGTTTCTAATCTGCGGTTCTCGCTTAAAGATATTGCTGACCAGAACTGATGCATCATGTCGCTTGGGGCTTGCCTTAGCTTTACATCTGTGCCCTGTCTTGCTGACTACTTCAACATTTTCAAGATAAGCCAGCTCATCAATATGCTGCGTGCACTCCAGAGCACCGTGCGAATCCAATTTGTGGCTACCAGTGCCTGATGGATTCTTTCATCGAATCCTGCACTTAGCTGTGCATGTTTTGGGACTTGGATAAACATTGTCGAAAACCAGATTATACCGAGCAATGCTGCTCCCAAAACCGCCTCGCTTGCTGAAACTTCATTTGGTCGTTCCCAACAGAGATAAAGCGCCGTTACCAGTTCTACCAGCATTGGAAGGATTACGACTGCTGTGGTAAGATTGGAATGTAAGAGTTCATAGTCGCGGAATGACACGCTGCCAACACGACTGAAGAGCGGATAATGCACGATTTGTACGTACCAGATGACGCCAGTCATGAACAGCGTCGCCATGAAATTGAGCAATAATGCACTTGTTGGCAGAGACATTTGGATTAAAAGGCATTACATTTTAGGTTTTGAAACTCTATGTAGAACGCGCGGCGTTCCCTATCTTTGTAATGAGATGTTTGGGCAGTTTATCAGACGGCATCAGAACATCAACTTTTAATCAGCAAGGCAAATTATGACGAACAATTTCACGACAAGTGCACGAGAAAATCGTGTGGGACTGTGGATCAGTGTGAGTTTTCTCTGGGGTACTACTTTTTACATTTCCTCTATTTTTGTGTTGCGCCTAACCAGTGAGCAACTTGGTGGTAATTTTCATCCTGAGTTTTTGGATAGTCTCAAGTCTTACCTTTTTTATGCTCCATTGATTATTGCTGTTGCACTGGGGGGCTATGGGGTCAATCGGCTTTATGATCCTACGGGGGCGAAGCGTCAAGAGCGTATCAGCAGTGTTACAGCAGGGGTCAAAGAGAAAGTCTTTGTATCATTTCTGGGTAGCCTTGCGACAAGTTTTGGATTCTGCTTAATGACCGCATTAGCCTTCTGGGCTGCACATTTTACCTTTGGCATTGCGTTTGAGATGTCGCTTGGCGCCATACTTATCGGCTCGCTTGTTAACATGCTTGCAGGTCTCTTGGGCTCGCTGCTTACAGGGTTGGTCTTTTTAGGACTTAAACTTGCAGGCAAGTTTCCAGCTGGCGAAGTTGTACCGTAACTTGCCATCATTGTATCTTTGCGCACCAAACCTTAACAAGTTGTTCTAAATGTCATCACTTATTGTTCTTGGGATTATTTTACTCATTGTGGGATTTGTTGCGGCAGGCACAAATCCAAATTTTCAACGTTTCTCTACCTTATTTCGGCTTGGCGGTATAGGTGTTATCGCTATCGGGATTTTGTCAAAGTGTATTGTGCAGATTGAGGGTGGTACAGTTGGTGTAAAACGTCTTTTCGGTGAGATTCAACCCGATGTACTCACCGAAGGGCTACGTTTTATCAATCCGCTGGTAGAGGTCGTGCGCTTCGACATCAAAACACAAAACTACACGATGTCGGGTGCTAACGATGAGGCTGGGCGGACAACTGACGATGCAATGCGCGTGCTGAGTGCTGATGGGTTGGAAGTTGTGCTCGATGTTACGGTGCTGTATCGCGTGGTTGCCAGCGAAGCCCCGCGTTTGCTGCGCGAAGTTGGCGTGGATTATCGAGAAAAAATTGTGCGCCCGATTATTCGTACAGCCATGCGCGATAACGCGGTCTACTACAATGCGGTCGACCTTTACTCCTCAAAGCGGGATGAATTTCAAATTCGCATTGTAGAGAAAATTCGCAAAGATTTTGAATCGCGCGGGCTTTTTTTGGAGCAAGTTTTGGTGCGCAACATTGCCTTGCCGCCTTCTGTGAAAGCGGCTATTGAAGCAAAAATCAATGCTGAGCAAGAAGCGCAAAAGATGCAGTTCATTTTGCTCAAAGAGCAGCAAGAAGCCGAACGCAAGCGTGTCGAGGCACAGGGTATTTCAGACTATCAGAAAATCATCAACAGCACGCTGACCGATAAGCAATTGCAATACGAGCAAATCAAAGCCATGCAAGAGCTGGTCAAATCACCCAACTCCAAGGTGATTTTTATGGGCAAAGGCGCAGGCGCTTCTGTCTTGATTGGTGATAAATAAAATCTTTCTGAGATTCTCTGAAAAAATACGCACTATGAAACTGCACTTAGGCTGCGCTACGCATGTCTTCGAGGTGTGGATTAACATAGCTTACAGTTTAGGCGCTAGGCTTGCTAAGTCTCCTCCTCTACGCTCACTCCTACTTCATCACGCATCTTTTCCGACACTGTGAAAATCCTTGATCGATACATTCTTGTGCAGTATGCGCAAGCCTTTCTTTTTGGTACGCTTGCTTTCATTGCGCTGTTTATCTTAATTGATGTTATTGAGAAAATTGACTACTACATTGATCGCAAAGCCACTTTTCTTGCCGTTGCTGGATACTATCTTTACCTTCTGCCTGAAAACATCAAACTGACTGCGCCTATTAGTGCACTGCTTGCTGCGCTTTTTGTTACAGGCAATCTCTCCAAACAAACGGAACTAACTGCCATGAAAGCCGGCGGGATTAGTCTTTACCGCATTCTGATGCCTTTCTTTGCAGTTGCTGCGGTCATTACGCTCGTAGACTTCTTTTTTTCGGGCTGGCTTGTGCCCAGTACAACGCGCGAAAAGCAAAAGTTTGAATCGGTGCAACTTGGCAAAACTTTTTGGACGGGCGGCAGTCGCAGCAACTTCAATGTTCTTGACCAACCCCATCGCTTGGTTACCATTGGGTATTTTGATGATGTACAGAATATCTGCTACAATGTCAGTGTGCAGGAATTTGAGGGTTCATCAATGCAGTGGCGCATTGATGCTAAGCAGATGATATTTGACACCACGCGCAACCGCTGGGTTTTGCAAGAAGCCATTTGTCGTCGTTTCACGCTTTCGCCTGAAGAATACAGTTTTGTGGCTGCTGTCGACTCATTCAGTTTTTCATTTACGTTACGTGATTTGCAAGAAAACACTTCCGCACTTGATCTGCTGACACTTCCAGACCACCGTGCCTTTATTGAGAAGCGTAAAAGAGGTGGTTTTGAAGCACTTGACGAGGCACTGGTGAAATATCACAGCAAAATTGCCTTTCCAGTAGCGTGCATGATTGTCGTACTGATTGGTGTGCCTCTCTCTGCAGCCAAAAAGCGCAGCGGTCTTGCACTTGAAGCAGGCATTAGCATTCTCGTGGGCTTTATCTATCTTGGCTTGCAACAAACGTTTGCTACCTTGGGCTATAAAGGTGAAATTCCGCCTTGGTTAGCAGCGTGGTTTCCCAACCTTCTCTTTTTTGCTGTTGGACTGGTGATGCTATGGCGCGCACAAAAGTAAATCGTTACAATCAAGTTCTAGGTCGCGCCGGCGAGGATTACGCAGTTGAATTTCTTGCGGAGCGTGGCTTTGAGATTCTTGCGCGAAACTATCGCTGTGGCAGAAATGAAATTGATTTGATTGCCAAGCGTGGGAATATCATCTCATTTGTTGAAGTCAAGACTCGACGCACTGCTGCGTTTGGTCATCCCACTGCAGCCATCACAACGTCTAAGCAGCGTGAAATCGCTAAAGCGGCAGAGTGTTATATCCACGCCGCGCATCATCCTGATGCCTTGTATCGTTTTGATGTTGTTGCTATTTCTTTTGCTAACGGTATCCCCATGATTGAATTTATTGAAGATGCCTTCAGAATCTTTTAGCACCATAGATTTTAGAGCCATTTATTTTTCCAATTTGCTCACTTTAATTCCATGAAAGCACTTATTACATCAGGTGGACACGGCACGCGCTTGCGTCCTATCACACACACACAAAACAAACATCTTATTCCTATTGCTAACAAGCCGATGCTGTACTATGCTATTGAAGCCGTTGCTGCAGCGGGCATTAAGGAAGTGGGAATTGTCACCAATGCTAAAAATAAAGATGTCGAGCAAGCGATTGGCTCTGGCAAAAGCTTCGGGGTAAAGATTACCTACATTCCGCAAGAAGCGCCGTTAGGGCTTGCACATGTGGTTAAAATCTCACAGGATTTTATCAAAGATGAGCCATTTATTTTTATTTGGGTGATAATATGCTAGTCGGCGGCGTTCAGCGCTTCATTGAGGAGTTTCAATCGCAGCGCTCGAATTGTCATTTGACCCTTGCGAAAGTTAAGGACCCTGAGCGTTTTGGGGTGCCTGAACTAAAAGATAATCGCATTGTCTCCATTGAAGAAAAGCCGCAGAAGCCGAAGTCGAACTATGCCGTGGCAGGCATTTATCTTTATGATTCCTGCATTTTTGAAGCGGTTAATGCAATTCAACCCAGTGCACGTGGTGAGCTTGAAATTTCTGATGCGCATCAATATCTGATTGAAAAGCAGTATCGTGTCACTTACTCGGAAATTACAGGCTGGTGGAAAGATACAGGCAAGCCGTTTGATTTGCTTGAAGCAAACCGTCTGGTGTTAGAAAATCAGGAGTCCGCGATTGAAGGCGATGTTGATGATGACTCCAGCGTTACAGGGAAAGTCGTGATTGGCAAGGGAACAAAAGTCCAGAACAGTGTGCTGCGCGGACCGTGCATCATCGGTAAGAACTGCCTCATCAAGGACAGTTATATTGGACCTTTTACTTCTATTTATGACGACTGCATCATCAAGAAGTCTGAGATTGAGTTCAGCATCGTGCTGCGCAACTGCCGCATTGAAGATGTTGGCATTCGCATCGAAGAAAGTCTCTTAGGCAATGATGTGCAAATTGTCAGTGCAACCAAGAAACCTAAGACAAATCGGTTTATGCTCGGCGATCAATCGCGTGTAGAGGTTGTTTAGTACTATTTTGGCGCTGTTGCCGCCATATCGTCTTGAATGTCGCGTTGTAGTTCGTTGCCAAGTCGCCAAATCAGGCTATGGATTTTGCCGGGCAAGACCGTTTGCGAGGCTCCCACAAGATAGAGTTTATTGCCCAGTGAGCGAATTGCAAGCACGCCGTTTTCGAACTCTTTGGTTACGGTCAGCAATGCGTTGAACTGCGCTGCATAGCCTTGCTCCTTAACCCAGAAAATTTCATCGGCGATGATGTCGGTTATGCGGTTCAAATCACATTTTTTCGTGGTTGCTACTTGTAGAATTGTGCCTTGTTCGGTCATAATGAGTGCATGATCCAAGCCATCGGATTCAATCATAGACCACAGTGTTTCTTTGTAGCGTGTAAATTTGCTGCGAAAGTCCTCTGGCAGTGTTTCAGGCTCAGCGACACGCTTAGGCAATCCCTCCTTCACTGCTTTTTTTCGCTCAATGACTTGCAGTTCAGCAGCACTGACTGGCGTCTCTGCAGACTTTGTGAGCAGTTCTGGGCGTTCTGTAACCAAAGTCTGCAACATTGGACGAATCGCTGTCAGAATGCCTGAAATGCGATTGACGGCACATGCAGGATTGATGCGTACGCACATCGAAATGGTACAATAGCCCAGCGGCTCTTGGCAGCGTGCTCGTTGTTGATACTTGCTTGTAGGCTCTAGCACCGCAAGAATATCAGCGCGGCTACGTTTTGTAGGTGCCTGTTGCGATTCCGTGATAAGAAAATCCCAAAAAAATTCTTGCAAATGTTTGAGTTCTTTTGCGCTGAGTTTTTGTAGAATCGCATTATAGACTTGTTCATCAGCGACAGCTGCAAGCAATTTTTGCTTGACGGCATTGAGGGCATCGAGTTGAGCAGTCGTGAATTGGCTCATATAAAGGTCGCAATCGAATGAACGGTTTTGAACGAATACACTTATGAAAATAGCCGTTGAAGATAGCGTTGCAGGCGCTCCAGCGCGAGTGCACGATGGCTTACTTTGTTTTTTTCATCCATGCTTAGCTCTGCAAAGGTCTTTGACAGAGTTTGCACTTCAAAGATGGGGTCGTAGCCAAATCCTGCTTCACCGCGTGGTGCCGTAGCAATGATACCTTGCACTTCGCCTTCAAAGGTAGATTCAAAATAGGGCGAGTCAGTATGATTTGCAAGATGAAATGCGCCCACCAGCGCTATCACCGTGCGAAACTTTGCCTCACGGTGTGTTACGCCTTTGAGCTCGCGCAAGAGTTTCGCCACGTTTTCCGAGTAGCTTGGCTTACGCCCCAGTTCCCTTTCAGCGTAGCGTGCTGAATGAACACCCGGCGCACCGCCTAACGCCATCACTTCTAATCCTGTGTCATCGGACAGCGCAAGCACATTAGACAGTCCCTGCGCCGTTAATGCCGCATAAATTTCTCTAGCTTTTTTGAGTGCATTGCCTTCCAATGTGGATTGTGTTTCTTCCACTTCAGGCAGACGCAACCCCATGGCTTCAAGTTCATCTACACTTTTGATGCGCAGCACAGTCGTAAGGTCATGAAGTTTAAGTTTGATTTCACGGGCTTTATCCATATTGCGCGTGGCAAGTGCAAGTATTACAGAGTCAGTATTGGATTTTATCATCTTTTTCTTTCCAGAGTTTGAATGCCTCGAGGGCTTCGCTGCGCAATATTTGTTCAATGTGCACAGCACGCTGCGCGTGTGGCAAGGTGATTTCACGGTAAAGAAAGGCATCATCGAAGCCGATAGCGGCGGCATCATCACGCGTATTGGCGTAGTAAATTTTGCGCAAGCGTGCCCAGTAAATGGCAGCAAGGCACATTGGACAAGGCTCGCATGTTGTGTAAATCTCGCAATCTGTTAGGTGAAAGTGTCGAATGTGCTGGCAGGCTTGACGAATTGCGACAATTTCTGCATGCGCAGTTGGGTCGTTGGACGAAGTAACGAGATTTGTGCCACGCCCAATTATTTTTCCATCTTTGACAATCACAGCGGCAAACGGTCCACCTCTGCCTGCATGTACATTTTCGAGTGAGAGGGCAATGGCTTCTTGCATAAACTCAAGGTTCATTTCTGCTGCATTTAATTTTGGGTTTCACGCCAGCTCTCCAGCCCATCTCTTACGACGTTGCACTTCGAATCAAGTTCAACATCTCTCGCACAGCTTCTGTCATGCCCACCAGTGCTGCACGTGCAATGATAGCATGTCCAATACTCACTTCTTCAATCACATCGGCAAGTGAAGCAAAGGCTGTAATGTTTCGGTAATTCAATCCGTGTCCAGCGACCACACGTAAGCCGAGACTTCGAGCTTGTTCTGCTGCCTTTCGCAAGCGTGAGAGTTCTTGGCAGATTTCGCGCTCATCTTTCAAGCATGAAAATTTTCCTGTGTGAAGTTCAACAAACGTTGCACCCAGTTTCGCCGAGAGTTCAACATCTTCTGGTTCAATGAACAGTGAAGTTGGAATTTGATGCGACGCCAGTTCTTCAATGAATGGCGCTAAGGCTGAAAAATGGCGTTTGACATCCAAGCCTCCTTCTGTGGTTAGCTCTTCGCGCTTTTCAGGGACCAGCGTTACCAGCTCAGGCTTTATCTCAATGGCAATGCGTTTCATTTCTTCTGTTGCTGCCATCTCAAGGTCGAGCTTTGTTTTGATGGTTTCACGCAGTCGCCGCAGATCGTGGTCTTGAATGTGTCGGCGATCTTCACGCAAGTGACAGACAATACCTGATGCGCCTGCAAGTTCTGCCAATACGGCAGCGTGCACTGGATCAGGCTCACTTTCACGGCGCGCATTACGCAGCGTCGCAATATGATCGACATTGACAGCCAAACGCATAGGAAGAGACATTAAGTTGGGATAAAAAGAGGCATTTCGGCTCTCATCTTTGCGAAGTATCGGCAAGATTGCGTTGCAGAGATTTCATCATATCGCATTGAATCAATGTGCTTGTGCCGCTGAGTACTTTGGGTATTTCCTCATAGAGTTCGGGGGTTGTTGCAATGAGCGAGCGGATGGCGTTGAGC harbors:
- the rdgB gene encoding non-canonical purine NTP pyrophosphatase, RdgB/HAM1 family, encoding MIKSNTDSVILALATRNMDKAREIKLKLHDLTTVLRIKSVDELEAMGLRLPEVEETQSTLEGNALKKAREIYAALTAQGLSNVLALSDDTGLEVMALGGAPGVHSARYAERELGRKPSYSENVAKLLRELKGVTHREAKFRTVIALVGAFHLANHTDSPYFESTFEGEVQGIIATAPRGEAGFGYDPIFEVQTLSKTFAELSMDEKNKVSHRALALERLQRYLQRLFS
- a CDS encoding tRNA-specific adenosine deaminase — protein: MNLEFMQEAIALSLENVHAGRGGPFAAVIVKDGKIIGRGTNLVTSSNDPTAHAEIVAIRQACQHIRHFHLTDCEIYTTCEPCPMCLAAIYWARLRKIYYANTRDDAAAIGFDDAFLYREITLPHAQRAVHIEQILRSEALEAFKLWKEKDDKIQY
- a CDS encoding band 7 protein — encoded protein: MSSLIVLGIILLIVGFVAAGTNPNFQRFSTLFRLGGIGVIAIGILSKCIVQIEGGTVGVKRLFGEIQPDVLTEGLRFINPLVEVVRFDIKTQNYTMSGANDEAGRTTDDAMRVLSADGLEVVLDVTVLYRVVASEAPRLLREVGVDYREKIVRPIIRTAMRDNAVYYNAVDLYSSKRDEFQIRIVEKIRKDFESRGLFLEQVLVRNIALPPSVKAAIEAKINAEQEAQKMQFILLKEQQEAERKRVEAQGISDYQKIINSTLTDKQLQYEQIKAMQELVKSPNSKVIFMGKGAGASVLIGDK
- a CDS encoding pyridoxine 5'-phosphate synthase, producing MRLAVNVDHIATLRNARRESEPDPVHAAVLAELAGASGIVCHLREDRRHIQDHDLRRLRETIKTKLDLEMAATEEMKRIAIEIKPELVTLVPEKREELTTEGGLDVKRHFSALAPFIEELASHQIPTSLFIEPEDVELSAKLGATFVELHTGKFSCLKDEREICQELSRLRKAAEQARSLGLRVVAGHGLNYRNITAFASLADVIEEVSIGHAIIARAALVGMTEAVREMLNLIRSATS
- a CDS encoding YraN family protein; this translates as MARTKVNRYNQVLGRAGEDYAVEFLAERGFEILARNYRCGRNEIDLIAKRGNIISFVEVKTRRTAAFGHPTAAITTSKQREIAKAAECYIHAAHHPDALYRFDVVAISFANGIPMIEFIEDAFRIF
- a CDS encoding LPS export ABC transporter permease LptG codes for the protein MFSDTVKILDRYILVQYAQAFLFGTLAFIALFILIDVIEKIDYYIDRKATFLAVAGYYLYLLPENIKLTAPISALLAALFVTGNLSKQTELTAMKAGGISLYRILMPFFAVAAVITLVDFFFSGWLVPSTTREKQKFESVQLGKTFWTGGSRSNFNVLDQPHRLVTIGYFDDVQNICYNVSVQEFEGSSMQWRIDAKQMIFDTTRNRWVLQEAICRRFTLSPEEYSFVAAVDSFSFSFTLRDLQENTSALDLLTLPDHRAFIEKRKRGGFEALDEALVKYHSKIAFPVACMIVVLIGVPLSAAKKRSGLALEAGISILVGFIYLGLQQTFATLGYKGEIPPWLAAWFPNLLFFAVGLVMLWRAQK